Genomic DNA from Halobaculum sp. CBA1158:
GGGCGCGCCCGGCAGGCTCACGAAGAGGTTGCCCGCGACCTCGACGACCGACGACAGCCCGACGATCGCGGCGACGACATCGAGCGGCGAGCAGTCGCGCCGGTGTCTGAGTCCGCGGACGAGCGCGAACCCGCCCAGGGCGTACCCCAGGCCGCTGATGCCGTAGAAGGCGACCCGCGACTCGGGGCTGTACGCCAGTAACACGGCGTAGCCGACGCCCAGGGTGAGCAGCGCGCCCGTCACGACGAACAGCCAGTAGCCTCGCGGCGAGAAGTGTCGCTCCTGTGGAGCCAGCACGACCAGCACGAGCGCGTTCGAGAGGAAGTGCGGGGCCCCGCGATGGAGGAACAACGAGAGGAGATACACCGCGTCGTCACCGGTGAGAAACAGGAACGCCGTCAGCGCCCGGACCGACGGCGCGCCGGTGAGATACGCCCCGGCGACCTGCAGCAGGAACACGACTGAGGTCAGCGCGACCAGCGCGAGCGTCGTCCGCGTTCGGGCCGCCCGATACTCCCGGACCAGCGCGGAGACGAACGCGCGGAAGTCGTCGGGCGGATCCGTTCGCCCGTCAGTTGCCATCGTCCTCGCCTCGGGGGCAGACGCCCTTAGCACTTGCTCGGCGAGGCGGTCGCTGGCGGACGGTGCGGTCGGAAGAATCTCGAGGCGAGAGCCCGGTACCGTTACTTGCCGCCGCGGTCGCCGCTGGAGACGGACGGCCGGGTCTTCTCGGTTCCCTTGCCGCGCTGGCTCAGGCCGCGGTTGCTCTTGCCCGCGTTCGTGAGCCCGCGGAACGCGCGACCCTTCTGGGAGTCGTCGCAGATCCAGTTGAGTTCGTCGTCGTTCTCGATCGCGGGGTGCTCGGGGTCGACGAGGATCACCTCGGTCCACTTCTGGGAGCCGTCCTGGCCCACCGAGTAGGAGGCGAGCACGCGGAGGTTCGGGAACTTCCGCGAGACGCGCTCCTCGCCGATGCGCTGGATGGACTTCCGGCGACCGATGCGGTTGACGCCCTGGCGCTTCGTCCGGCGGCCGGCCTTGTGGCGCTGCTTGCGCGCGCCGCCCTTGCGGACGGAGACGCGCGCCATCACGACGCCCTGCTTGGCCTTGTAGCCGAGTTCGCGCGCCTTGTCGAGGCGGGTCGGCCGGTCGATCCGGACGATCGCCCCCTCGTCGCGCCACTCCTGCTTGCGCTGCCACTGCAGTTCCGCGAGCTTGCCCTCGTCCTGGTTCCGCCAGGCTTCCTTGATGTGGGAGTAGAAGCTTCGTGCCATTGGTGGTCTCCGCGGGCGCTTGCGATTCAGCCGCGTCGAGGAACCCCCGAGCGGCCACATTTCGTC
This window encodes:
- a CDS encoding rhomboid family intramembrane serine protease, with the translated sequence MATDGRTDPPDDFRAFVSALVREYRAARTRTTLALVALTSVVFLLQVAGAYLTGAPSVRALTAFLFLTGDDAVYLLSLFLHRGAPHFLSNALVLVVLAPQERHFSPRGYWLFVVTGALLTLGVGYAVLLAYSPESRVAFYGISGLGYALGGFALVRGLRHRRDCSPLDVVAAIVGLSSVVEVAGNLFVSLPGAPAGVNGGHLSGLAFGLAVGAMWRGRRDLSADEERGRPSADEEPSRPSSEGE
- a CDS encoding 50S ribosomal protein L15e, coding for MARSFYSHIKEAWRNQDEGKLAELQWQRKQEWRDEGAIVRIDRPTRLDKARELGYKAKQGVVMARVSVRKGGARKQRHKAGRRTKRQGVNRIGRRKSIQRIGEERVSRKFPNLRVLASYSVGQDGSQKWTEVILVDPEHPAIENDDELNWICDDSQKGRAFRGLTNAGKSNRGLSQRGKGTEKTRPSVSSGDRGGK